One genomic region from Asterias amurensis chromosome 7, ASM3211899v1 encodes:
- the LOC139940100 gene encoding C-type mannose receptor 2-like, producing MYPVTLGVVLLLVAGAHAQSECPSGYELFDGRCYMVSEEGTCWEEAKARCESSGGILAIPGSQEELSSILAVVSQHLAPEAFSVWLGFTDKINEGVFLDVNGNAMVFDSFSPGEPNDSNGEDCVGMYPSGNMNDLPCEYITTGFICTAGAPELEETRCPASWTEFGGDCYRFFDASKTFDESEANCQSYVNNHDQPAHLASIACDEENEFVTELIASSSGIDAQRTWIGGSDRDQEGTFEWTDNKVQEYSNWNVNQPDDNNNEDCIEINFKNHGAWNDLPCSKTFPSICKMPVYDPMTACQELAEQINKLIGECSKAVPSRK from the exons ATGTACCCTGTTACGCTTGGTGTTGTGTTGTTGCTTGTGGCGGGAGCTCATGCTCAGAGTGAATGTCCGAGCGGGTATGAGCTTTTCGATGGAAGATGCTACATGGTGTCTGAGGAGGGTACGTGCTGGGAGGAAGCCAAAGCGCGATGTGAG AGCTCTGGCGGCATTCTAGCCATCCCTGGGAGTCAAGAAGAACTGTCAAGCATCTTAGCAGTGGTGTCTCAACATCTCGCTCCTGAAGCGTTCTCCGTCTGGCTTGGTTTCACAGACAAGATCAACGAGGGCGTCTTCTTGGATGTCAATGGCAATGCTATGGTATTTGATTCCTTTTCGCCAGGGGAACCCAACGATAGCAATGGGGAAGATTGTGTCGGGATGTACCCAAGTGGCAACATGAATGATCTCCCCTGCGAGTATATCACTACCGGTTTCATTTGCACTGCTGGTGCACCAG AGCTTGAAGAAACTCGCTGCCCAGCATCATGGACAGAGTTTGGTGGGGATTGCTACAGATTCTTTGACGCCTCCAAGACCTTTGATGAAAGCGAGGCAAACTGTCAGAGCTACGTCAACAACCATGACCAACCAGCTCATCTCGCCTCGATCGCATGTGATGAGGAAAATGAGTTTGTGACTGAATTGATCGCAAGTTCATCCGGCATAGATGCTCAGag GACATGGATAGGCGGTTCAGACAGAGACCAAGAGGGTACGTTTGAGTGGACGGATAACAAAGTGCAAGAATACAGCAACTGGAATGTCAACCAACCAGATGATAACAAC AACGAAGATTGCATTGAAATCAACTTCAAGAACCATGGTGCTTGGAATGACCTTCCGTGCAGCAAGACTTTCCCCTCAATCTGCAAAATGCCAGTCTACGACCCGATGACAGCCTGCCAAGAACTGGCCGAGCAAATCAACAAACTTATTGGAGAGTGCAGCAAAGCAGTTCCCTCTAGAAAATAA
- the LOC139939899 gene encoding ankyrin repeat and SOCS box protein 8-like has product MTSTWYLLEMAQNRYALSERLIRAISGWTIHTQESIEGLIAEGVDINQAHGTLLPLHCACMAGDSECIKLLIQNGAEVNAVDGYSRTALHYAAEKDSECTSLLLEYGADVNAPDGNDDTPLHWASFRNNADCAKVLLKHHASVDALDSNHDTPLSWASMKGNLECMMLLLEYGAEPNTINCSGASPLLRVSNLFAMGLSRDRDLQCLNLLSRAIGQFDLRDLNGDFPRSVNGDAELKMIMTDLCCSPRYLRQQCRYNIRRSLMDGKRKRLVDRLPLPPPLQRYLLLNE; this is encoded by the exons ATGACGAGCACGTGGTACCTGCTTGAAATGGCTCAGAACAGATACGCTTTGTCTGAACGTCTTATACGGGCCATTAGTGGCTGGACCATACACACCCAG GAAAGCATCGAGGGGTTGATTGCCGAGGGTGTTGACATCAACCAAGCCCACGGAACTCTGCTACCCCTTCACTGTGCCTGCATGGCTGGGGATAGTGAATGCATTAAATTACTCATACAGAATGGTGCCGAG gtAAATGCGGTGGATGGGTACAGCCGTACAGCATTACACTATGCGGCAGAAAAGGATTCAGAGTGCACGTCTCTTCTACTTGAGTATGGTGCAGATGTAAATGCGCCAGATGGTAATGATGACACCCCGTTGCATTGGGCGAGCTTCCGTAATAACGCCGACTGCGCAAAGGTTCTATTGAAGCATCACGCATCAGTGGACGCGTTAGACTCCAACCACGACACGCCTCTGAGTTGGGCATCGATGAAGGGCAACCTGGAATGCATGATGCTGTTGTTGGAGTACGGCGCGGAGCCCAACACTATAAACTGCAGCGGGGCGTCCCCGCTGCTCCGCGTCAGCAACCTCTTCGCTATGGGTCTGAGCCGTGACCGAGACCTACAATGCCTGAATCTACTCTCCCGCGCCATCGGTCAGTTTGACCTCAGAGATCTCAACGGGGATTTCCCAAGATCTGTCAACGGTGACGCGGAGTTGAAAATGATCATGACTGATCTATGCTGCTCACCGCGTTATCTACGTCAACAGTGCCGTTATAACATCCGTCGATCTTTGATGGATGGGAAGAGGAAACGGTTGGTAGACAGGCTACCCCTTCCTCCTCCACTTCAACGCTACCTTCTTCTCAATGAGTAA